A window of Equus caballus isolate H_3958 breed thoroughbred chromosome 10, TB-T2T, whole genome shotgun sequence contains these coding sequences:
- the KCNJ14 gene encoding ATP-sensitive inward rectifier potassium channel 14 — translation MGLARALRRLSGALESGESRAGDEEEAGPGLCHNGWAPSAVRRRRGRFVKKDGHCNVRFVNLGGQGARYLSDLFTTCVDVRWRWMCLLFSCSFLASWLLFGLAFWLIASLHGDLAAPPPPAPCFSQVASFLAAFLFALETQTSIGYGVRSVTEECPAAVAAVVLQCIAGCVLDAFVVGAVMAKMAKPKKRNETLVFSENAVVALRDRRLCLMWRVGNLRRSHLVEAHVRAQLLQPRVTPEGEYIPLDHQDVDVGFDGGTDRIFLVSPITIVHEIDSASPLYELGRAELARADFELVVILEGMVEATAMTTQCRSSYLPGELLWGHRFEPVLFQRGSQYEVDYRHFHRTYEVPGTPVCSAKELDERAEQASHSPKSSFPGSLAAFCYENELALSCCQEEDEEEEAKEGDEGEAEDEAASPRVLTPTLALTLPP, via the exons ATGGGCCTGGCCAGGGCCCTGCGCCGCCTTAGCGGCGCCCTGGAGTCGGGAGAGAGCCGGGCGGGCGATGAGGAggaggccgggccggggctgTGCCACAACGGGTGGGCGCCGTCGGCGgtgcggcggcggcgcgggcgcttCGTCAAGAAGGACGGGCACTGCAACGTGCGCTTCGTGAACCTGGGCGGCCAGGGCGCGCGCTATCTCAGCGACCTGTTCACCACGTGCGTGGACGTGCGCTGGCGCTGGATGTGCCTGCTcttctcctgctccttcctcGCCTCCTGGCTGCTCTTCGGCCTGGCCTTCTGGCTCATCGCCTCGCTGCACGGCGAcctggccgcgccgccgccgcccgcgccctgCTTCTCGCAGGTGGCCAGCTTCCTGGCCGCCTTCCTCTTCGCGCTGGAGACGCAGACGTCCATCGGCTACGGCGTGCGCAGCGTCACCGAGGAGTGCCCGGCCGCCGTGGCCGCCGTGGTGCTGCAGTGCATCGCCGGCTGCGTGCTCGACGCCTTCGTCGTGGGCGCCGTCATGGCCAAGATGGCCAAGCCCAAGAAGCGCAACGAGACGCTCGTCTTCAGCGAGAACGCCGTCGTGGCGCTGCGCGACCGCCGCCTCTGCCTCATGTGGCGCGTGGGCAACCTGCGCCGCAGCCACCTCGTCGAGGCCCACGTGCGGGCCCAGCTGCTGCAG CCTCGAGTGACCCCGGAGGGTGAGTACATACCGCTGGACCATCAGGATGTGGACGTGGGCTTTGATGGTGGCACCGATCGCATCTTCCTCGTGTCTCCCATCACCATCGTGCACGAGATCGACTCTGCCAGTCCTCTGTATGAACTAGGACGTGCCGAGCTGGCCCGGGCCGACTTCGAGCTGGTGGTCATTCTCGAGGGCATGGTTGAGGCCACGGCGATGACCACACAGTGTCGCTCTTCCTACCTCCCTGGTGAGCTGCTCTGGGGCCATCGTTTTGAGCCAGTCCTCTTCCAGCGTGGCTCCCAGTACGAGGTCGACTATCGCCACTTCCATCGCACTTATGAGGTCCCAGGGACACCCGTCTGCAGCGCCAAGGAGCTAGACGAACGGGCAGAGCAGGCTTCCCACAGCCCCAAGTCTAgcttccctggctccctggctgcaTTTTGTTATGAGAATGAACTTGCTCTGAGCTGCTgccaggaggaagatgaggaagaggaagccaAGGAGGGGGACGAGGGGGAGGCAGAAGATGAAGCTGCCAGCCCCCGAGTACTCACACCAACCCTGGCACTGACCCTGCCCCCATGA